Proteins encoded together in one Rhizobium leguminosarum bv. trifolii WSM1325 window:
- a CDS encoding penicillin-binding protein, 1A family (TIGRFAM: penicillin-binding protein, 1A family~PFAM: glycosyl transferase family 51; penicillin-binding protein transpeptidase; BA14K family protein~KEGG: rec:RHECIAT_CH0001201 penicillin binding protein B), whose protein sequence is MGSALLVCLLVCSVLLWALKDVPWSEIRDGTLKPVVVLETADGAPLVRQGPYQGPYARYDQFPPNLIDAVLSIEDRRFMDHFGIDPKGIGRALLRNLEAGSVVEGGSTITQQLIKLQYLDSDRTIKRKIQEVVIAVWLEWKLGKREILTRYLNSVYLGAGATGMPAAARIYFNKDIGGLTLSESAMLAGLLRAPSQWNPIDNFDGARQRTMVVLDAMAANGKITTPQLEEAKTSFARLQPTTPTPRSGSWFADWISPQASEIAGSSPGSTAVRTTLVPRLQQIAEKVVKRALDSEGKTVGASQAALVAMTPDGAVVAMVGGHDYKASQFNRAVTAMRQPGSTFKLFVYYAALKAGLTLSDRVLDAPIDIDGWAPENSGGNYRGWVTLAEAFARSLNAASVALAEEVGLDNVIAAARELGIDAPLPNTPSLALGTSEVNLLNLTSAYASVQLGRAPVRPWGIIDFQAAGQPKAFRVGSQAKPNVDLSPYQSDLIGLLQLVVERGTGRGADPGTFAAGKTGTSQNNRDAWFVGFTQALVVGVWVGNDDDTPMKGVTGGTLPAHVWRDFMREATAESALSGVQSTEDANNGQGAPPSCNITACSRAYRSFRPSDCTYQPYSGGRRLCEK, encoded by the coding sequence ATGGGGTCGGCCTTGCTTGTCTGCCTCCTCGTATGCAGCGTGCTGTTGTGGGCCCTCAAGGACGTGCCCTGGAGCGAAATCCGGGATGGAACGTTGAAGCCGGTCGTGGTGCTGGAAACCGCTGACGGCGCGCCGTTGGTGAGGCAGGGGCCTTATCAAGGGCCCTATGCTCGATACGACCAGTTTCCGCCCAATCTGATCGACGCCGTCCTTTCCATCGAGGATCGCCGGTTCATGGATCATTTCGGCATCGATCCCAAGGGCATCGGGAGGGCGCTTCTGCGTAACCTGGAGGCTGGCTCGGTGGTGGAGGGCGGCAGCACGATCACCCAGCAACTCATCAAGCTGCAATACCTCGACAGCGACCGAACAATAAAACGAAAGATTCAGGAGGTTGTCATCGCGGTCTGGCTGGAGTGGAAGCTCGGCAAGCGGGAAATCCTGACGCGCTATCTCAATAGTGTCTATCTTGGCGCGGGCGCCACCGGCATGCCCGCCGCCGCGCGCATCTATTTCAACAAGGATATTGGGGGCCTCACCCTGTCGGAGTCGGCCATGCTGGCTGGCTTGCTGCGGGCGCCGAGCCAATGGAATCCCATCGACAATTTCGATGGCGCCCGGCAGCGCACCATGGTCGTTCTCGACGCGATGGCGGCGAATGGCAAGATCACCACGCCACAATTGGAGGAGGCCAAGACGAGCTTCGCCAGGCTGCAACCCACGACGCCCACGCCACGCTCCGGAAGCTGGTTTGCCGATTGGATCTCACCCCAAGCAAGCGAAATCGCCGGCTCCTCGCCCGGTTCGACTGCGGTGCGCACAACGCTGGTGCCCCGGTTGCAGCAAATCGCCGAAAAGGTCGTGAAACGAGCCCTCGACAGTGAAGGAAAGACGGTCGGAGCATCGCAGGCCGCTTTGGTCGCGATGACGCCCGACGGCGCGGTCGTCGCGATGGTTGGCGGCCACGACTACAAGGCGAGTCAGTTCAACCGCGCCGTCACCGCGATGCGCCAGCCGGGTTCCACCTTCAAGCTATTCGTCTATTACGCGGCATTGAAGGCCGGGCTCACCTTGTCCGACCGGGTTCTTGACGCGCCAATCGACATCGACGGCTGGGCACCGGAAAATTCCGGTGGCAACTATCGCGGCTGGGTAACGCTTGCCGAGGCGTTCGCGCGATCGCTCAATGCCGCGTCGGTGGCGCTTGCCGAAGAGGTCGGTCTGGACAATGTGATTGCCGCGGCGCGCGAACTCGGCATCGATGCGCCGCTGCCCAACACACCGTCTCTGGCGCTTGGCACGTCCGAGGTCAATCTGCTCAACCTCACCAGCGCCTATGCGTCCGTCCAACTCGGCAGGGCACCTGTCAGGCCCTGGGGCATCATCGACTTTCAAGCGGCAGGGCAGCCCAAGGCGTTTCGAGTTGGCTCACAAGCAAAGCCGAATGTCGATCTTTCGCCCTACCAGTCGGATCTCATCGGCCTCCTGCAGTTGGTGGTCGAGCGCGGTACTGGACGTGGAGCGGATCCTGGCACGTTCGCGGCCGGCAAGACCGGCACGAGCCAGAACAACCGTGATGCCTGGTTCGTCGGCTTCACGCAAGCGCTGGTCGTTGGGGTCTGGGTTGGCAATGATGATGACACGCCGATGAAGGGCGTGACGGGCGGCACCCTGCCAGCGCATGTTTGGCGGGACTTCATGCGCGAGGCGACGGCCGAATCCGCGCTGAGTGGAGTGCAATCGACGGAAGACGCAAACAATGGTCAAGGCGCGCCGCCGTCCTGCAACATCACCGCCTGCTCGCGCGCCTACCGCTCCTTTCGGCCGTCCGATTGTACCTACCAGCCATATTCCGGAGGCCGACGGCTTTGCGAAAAGTGA
- a CDS encoding protein of unknown function UPF0118 (PFAM: protein of unknown function UPF0118~KEGG: smd:Smed_5154 protein of unknown function UPF0118) has protein sequence MSSSDAKITEAELENDLGPRRVYSTSPSAPSRMPAFASVLAVIAILYFGKEVLLPLAIAVLLTFALAPISSRLRKLGMPRIPAVIVTVVIAFLVLVLFGLVVAGHVAEVAQNLPAYQGNIIAKIRSLQESGTDSGIVRRLTSVVESVGRELSNAEQRPGAPGTGSRPREPVLVEIFAPSRPIETLTSLIGPLLGPIASLGLIIVVVIFMLLEREELRDRFIRLVGYGDLHRTTEAIQEAGSRVAQYLLMQLVVNCAYGVPLALGLWAVGIPNPALWGMLAIVLRFVPYIGPVIATVLPLFLAFAVDPGWSLVLWVGAIFLVLELTSNNVIEPWLYGSRTGLSPLAIIVAAIFWAWLWGPVGLVLSTPLTVCLAVLGRYVPQFEFLEVVFGSDPVLDPKERLYQRLLAGDPDEATDYAEEFLEEDYLEDYYGKVAIPALLLAEKDRRRGVLTAEQMEQVFGTAITLVSNLAEIAQEEEQEEEEEEEQKEAAGRPSPPKEGNGDESELPDGRGKTVFCVGGRGPLDDASAAMLAQILQVQGAEVVAARHSDIPNRRAMSLVPKQSNAIVVCFLNEDSTRHATILVRRFKRIYPAIRVGAVLWAENQKERQPPALGEADFVATTLTSAAREALADAPPSLVTTARKIRTRRSSNKTGIAAARSGI, from the coding sequence ATGTCTTCGAGCGACGCCAAGATCACGGAGGCGGAATTGGAAAATGACCTCGGTCCCCGCCGCGTCTATTCGACCTCGCCATCCGCCCCTTCACGCATGCCTGCCTTCGCGAGTGTACTCGCTGTTATTGCCATTCTGTATTTCGGCAAGGAAGTACTTCTTCCTCTAGCAATCGCAGTCCTGTTGACGTTTGCGTTGGCTCCCATCTCCTCTCGTCTTCGAAAACTTGGGATGCCGCGTATTCCGGCGGTAATCGTCACCGTCGTGATCGCTTTTCTTGTTCTCGTCCTGTTCGGGCTTGTCGTAGCGGGACACGTAGCCGAAGTCGCCCAGAACCTTCCGGCCTACCAAGGCAACATCATAGCAAAAATTCGGTCTCTCCAGGAAAGTGGAACGGATAGCGGTATTGTGCGGCGCCTGACATCCGTCGTTGAGAGCGTCGGTCGTGAGCTCAGCAACGCTGAGCAGCGCCCAGGTGCTCCAGGTACCGGATCAAGACCAAGGGAGCCCGTGCTCGTTGAGATATTCGCGCCTAGTAGACCAATTGAAACGCTTACTAGCCTGATTGGTCCTCTGCTTGGCCCCATCGCTTCATTGGGCTTGATCATCGTCGTCGTAATATTCATGCTTTTAGAGCGGGAAGAGCTTCGCGATCGCTTTATCCGGCTCGTTGGCTATGGCGATCTGCATCGCACAACAGAAGCCATCCAGGAGGCAGGTAGCCGCGTCGCGCAGTATCTTCTTATGCAGCTGGTGGTCAACTGCGCCTACGGTGTCCCATTGGCGCTCGGACTATGGGCGGTTGGCATTCCAAATCCAGCGCTCTGGGGGATGCTAGCCATCGTCCTTCGATTTGTCCCTTATATCGGGCCTGTAATCGCGACGGTTCTGCCGCTGTTCCTGGCCTTTGCAGTTGACCCTGGCTGGAGCCTTGTTCTCTGGGTTGGGGCCATCTTCCTTGTGCTGGAATTGACCAGCAACAACGTCATCGAGCCCTGGCTCTATGGTTCTCGTACCGGCCTCTCTCCGCTGGCAATCATCGTCGCGGCGATTTTTTGGGCGTGGCTGTGGGGACCAGTCGGTCTTGTGCTGTCCACGCCGCTGACCGTGTGTCTCGCAGTGTTGGGCCGGTATGTCCCGCAGTTCGAGTTCCTTGAGGTCGTTTTTGGTAGTGACCCTGTGCTCGATCCCAAGGAGCGGCTATACCAGCGGCTTCTTGCCGGCGATCCCGATGAGGCGACCGATTACGCTGAGGAATTCCTCGAGGAGGACTATCTGGAGGATTACTATGGCAAGGTTGCCATTCCCGCCCTTCTACTCGCGGAGAAGGATAGGCGTCGAGGCGTCTTGACCGCGGAGCAGATGGAACAGGTGTTCGGGACCGCCATCACGCTGGTCTCGAATCTCGCGGAAATCGCGCAGGAAGAAGAGCAGGAAGAGGAAGAGGAAGAGGAACAGAAGGAAGCGGCAGGTCGGCCCAGCCCCCCCAAGGAAGGGAATGGCGATGAAAGCGAACTACCTGACGGACGGGGCAAGACCGTCTTTTGCGTCGGAGGCAGGGGCCCGCTCGACGACGCGTCGGCTGCGATGCTTGCCCAGATACTTCAGGTACAGGGAGCCGAGGTGGTCGCAGCGAGGCATTCCGACATCCCCAATCGCCGCGCCATGAGCCTCGTTCCGAAACAATCGAACGCCATCGTAGTTTGTTTCCTCAATGAGGACTCGACAAGGCACGCCACCATACTTGTTCGTCGGTTCAAGCGCATATACCCAGCCATTCGCGTCGGCGCGGTCCTTTGGGCGGAAAACCAGAAGGAAAGGCAACCGCCCGCGCTTGGGGAGGCAGATTTCGTTGCCACAACCTTGACCTCGGCTGCCCGCGAGGCACTCGCCGATGCACCACCATCATTGGTGACGACCGCGCGCAAGATTCGTACCCGGCGGTCCTCGAACAAGACAGGCATAGCCGCCGCGCGCTCCGGGATTTAG
- a CDS encoding protein of unknown function DUF421 (PFAM: protein of unknown function DUF421~KEGG: mes:Meso_3510 conserved hypothetical membrane-anchored protein) → MDAVFRGLAIYFTLLIIIRLSGRRTLAQMTPFDLVIVLVISETTQQAMLGDDFSITNAVLLILTLFTTDIGLSYVKRWWKQAGHVIDGVPTILVTDGVYDREALGGCRLDSEDVMEAARSQGIESVKDIKFAILEVSGNISIVKKN, encoded by the coding sequence ATGGACGCCGTCTTTCGCGGGCTCGCGATTTACTTCACGCTGCTGATCATTATCCGGCTGTCAGGACGCCGCACGCTCGCGCAGATGACGCCGTTCGACCTGGTGATCGTCCTTGTCATATCCGAGACCACGCAGCAGGCGATGCTCGGCGACGACTTTTCCATCACTAACGCCGTCCTGCTGATCCTTACTCTGTTCACCACCGACATCGGCCTGTCCTACGTCAAACGTTGGTGGAAACAAGCGGGCCATGTGATCGACGGCGTGCCTACCATCCTCGTGACGGATGGCGTTTACGATCGCGAAGCGCTTGGGGGATGCCGTCTTGACAGCGAGGACGTGATGGAGGCGGCCCGCAGCCAGGGCATCGAGTCCGTGAAGGACATCAAGTTCGCAATCCTCGAAGTCAGCGGCAACATCAGCATCGTGAAGAAGAACTGA
- a CDS encoding conserved hypothetical protein (KEGG: smd:Smed_3722 hypothetical protein) — MKPLQQGDLFAASEVELPEGFRYEAAVVPDFEQSRLVEYVSSLPLKPFDFHGFEGKRRVVSFGWKYDFETERMRPAEDIPDFLLPVRALAAGFAGIEANQLQQALITEYAQGAPIGWHRDKKVFGRVVGVSLLAPCTFRLRRRAGAKWERFSLRVEPGSAYLLSGPARNEWEHSIPPVDTLRYSITFREIG, encoded by the coding sequence ATGAAACCATTGCAGCAAGGAGACCTGTTTGCCGCATCGGAAGTGGAGCTTCCTGAAGGCTTCCGCTACGAAGCCGCCGTTGTTCCGGACTTCGAACAGTCTCGCCTCGTCGAGTATGTCTCTTCGCTGCCGCTTAAGCCTTTCGATTTCCACGGCTTCGAGGGCAAAAGAAGGGTCGTCTCCTTCGGCTGGAAGTACGACTTCGAGACGGAACGGATGAGGCCGGCCGAGGATATCCCAGATTTCCTTCTTCCTGTCCGTGCGCTCGCCGCCGGTTTCGCCGGGATCGAGGCCAACCAGCTGCAGCAAGCCTTGATCACCGAATATGCCCAAGGCGCGCCGATTGGATGGCATAGGGACAAAAAGGTATTTGGCAGGGTTGTCGGTGTGTCGCTGTTGGCCCCATGCACCTTCAGATTGAGACGGCGGGCTGGCGCCAAGTGGGAGCGCTTCTCGCTCAGGGTAGAGCCCGGGTCGGCATATCTCCTGTCGGGGCCGGCCCGAAACGAGTGGGAGCACTCCATTCCGCCGGTCGACACACTTCGCTATTCGATCACCTTCAGGGAAATAGGCTGA
- a CDS encoding conserved hypothetical protein (KEGG: rsq:Rsph17025_4126 hypothetical protein) translates to MVTMVGNESDIKGLVKDLIYLEYDAIAAYDSCIERLDDKQFATKITSFKQDHLQHLEVLNEMARELGIQAPTRGDMKEMLTTGKIALADLMGDAAILKAMKTNEDDTVTAYERASRHEDAIPASKAFFMKAHQDEERHRAWMDTTAKAL, encoded by the coding sequence ATGGTAACGATGGTAGGCAACGAATCCGACATCAAGGGTCTGGTTAAGGATCTAATCTATCTCGAGTATGATGCGATCGCCGCGTATGATTCCTGCATAGAGCGTCTCGATGACAAGCAGTTCGCGACAAAGATCACCAGCTTCAAGCAGGACCACCTGCAGCATCTCGAAGTGCTAAACGAGATGGCGCGCGAACTTGGGATCCAGGCACCGACGCGGGGCGACATGAAGGAGATGCTGACGACCGGCAAGATCGCCCTCGCCGATCTGATGGGGGATGCCGCCATTCTCAAGGCGATGAAAACGAATGAAGATGATACCGTGACCGCCTACGAGCGAGCATCACGTCACGAAGACGCCATCCCCGCCTCGAAAGCGTTTTTCATGAAGGCGCACCAGGACGAGGAACGGCATCGTGCCTGGATGGACACGACCGCGAAGGCGTTGTGA
- a CDS encoding RNA polymerase, sigma-24 subunit, ECF subfamily (TIGRFAM: RNA polymerase sigma factor, sigma-70 family~PFAM: sigma-70 region 2 domain protein; Sigma-70 region 4 type 2~KEGG: ret:RHE_PF00052 RNA polymerase sigma-E factor) translates to MSGLTGTGATLEQDIVALMPAVRRFAMRLERSATDADDLTQDTMVKALAHVDQFQPGTNLKSWLFTIARNTYCTKYRMRRRYTLHADMEVAGSGQAVQSTQEWSLRRGEVDKAISALDVDKRRVSLMAISGESYKDIAGACGCGLGTIKSRIARGRAAVIATLGETTAAGAVAAR, encoded by the coding sequence ATGAGCGGACTGACTGGAACAGGTGCCACCCTCGAACAGGATATTGTCGCGTTGATGCCGGCTGTGCGCCGGTTCGCGATGAGGTTGGAGCGGTCCGCGACAGATGCGGACGATCTGACGCAGGATACGATGGTCAAGGCGCTGGCCCATGTCGATCAATTTCAGCCCGGGACCAACCTAAAATCCTGGTTGTTCACGATTGCCCGCAACACCTACTGCACGAAATACAGGATGCGCCGGAGATATACGCTCCATGCCGACATGGAAGTAGCTGGTTCCGGACAGGCAGTACAGTCCACTCAGGAATGGTCTTTACGGAGGGGCGAGGTCGACAAAGCCATTTCAGCTCTCGACGTTGACAAGCGCCGGGTGTCGCTGATGGCGATAAGTGGCGAAAGCTATAAGGACATCGCCGGGGCATGCGGATGTGGACTCGGAACGATCAAGAGCCGCATTGCGCGTGGACGGGCCGCGGTGATCGCGACTTTGGGGGAAACCACCGCTGCGGGAGCCGTCGCGGCGAGGTGA
- a CDS encoding short-chain dehydrogenase/reductase SDR (PFAM: short-chain dehydrogenase/reductase SDR; KR domain protein~KEGG: sme:SM_b20076 short chain dehydrogenase) produces the protein MKTQKKVVVITGASSGIGQATAEAFAREGANLVIAARNAVALQAVANTCRELGADVIVVPTDVTDAQQVKALAEAALGVGPIDVWVSNVGVGAVGKFQDTPIEAHEQVIRANLIGHMNDAHAVLPIFLDQDHGVFINMISLGGFAGAPYATAYSASKFGLKGFSEALRGELANHPNIHICDIYPAFMDTPGISHGANYTGRKLSAPPPVYDARKVAEAVVRVSRHPKVTTTVGATADLIRVGHFFAPRLSARLMNWFMTTYFRQADSGPMTDGNLFAPSTRPGGIDGGLRSRTQRVALGAVAATVAVGLGLLAVANTYNRNSRRIQRRYRRGI, from the coding sequence ATGAAGACCCAAAAGAAAGTGGTGGTGATCACCGGAGCCTCCAGCGGCATCGGGCAAGCGACTGCTGAGGCTTTCGCGCGAGAGGGCGCCAATCTCGTGATCGCCGCCCGAAACGCAGTAGCACTTCAGGCCGTGGCCAACACCTGTCGTGAACTGGGCGCCGATGTTATCGTCGTTCCCACAGATGTCACCGATGCCCAACAGGTAAAGGCGCTCGCCGAAGCAGCGCTTGGCGTTGGCCCAATCGACGTGTGGGTGAGCAACGTCGGCGTCGGCGCCGTCGGCAAGTTCCAGGACACCCCGATCGAGGCGCACGAGCAGGTGATCCGTGCCAATCTGATCGGTCACATGAACGACGCCCACGCCGTGCTGCCGATTTTTCTCGACCAGGACCACGGCGTGTTCATCAACATGATCTCGCTGGGCGGTTTCGCAGGAGCCCCTTACGCCACCGCCTACAGTGCCAGTAAATTCGGTTTGAAAGGATTTTCAGAGGCGCTCAGGGGCGAACTGGCGAACCATCCCAATATACATATTTGCGATATCTATCCGGCTTTCATGGATACACCTGGGATCAGCCATGGCGCCAACTACACGGGTCGGAAGTTATCGGCGCCGCCGCCGGTCTACGACGCACGCAAGGTCGCCGAGGCGGTCGTCAGGGTTTCCCGGCATCCAAAAGTGACAACGACGGTCGGTGCAACCGCTGACCTGATACGCGTCGGACATTTTTTCGCTCCACGCTTGAGCGCACGGCTCATGAACTGGTTCATGACGACCTACTTCAGACAGGCTGACTCCGGGCCTATGACGGATGGCAACCTCTTCGCTCCATCAACGCGACCAGGCGGTATCGATGGCGGTTTGCGATCACGCACGCAACGGGTGGCGTTGGGAGCGGTGGCGGCGACGGTAGCGGTCGGGCTCGGCCTTCTCGCTGTTGCGAATACCTACAACCGAAACAGCCGTCGCATACAAAGGCGATATCGACGCGGAATTTAA
- a CDS encoding conserved hypothetical protein (KEGG: mex:Mext_4153 hypothetical protein) translates to MTTYPPLDILKPIGQGIWIVDSGPLHAGGVIPLPVRMTIMQLSDGSTLLHSPTRFDQALRLEIERVGPIRHIVAPNSAHWSFVKDWKGRVPEALVWAAPGLRQRRQVKKARIPWHGDLGDASQAHWTADIDQIEVPGIGGFSEVCLFHRNSQALVVTDLIQNLDDHQQSPWMRLFSSLVGARERAPIYLRAVVQLRGEPAKAAARRLVALEPKLVIFSHGRYIDQDAPARLRKSLDWLV, encoded by the coding sequence ATGACGACTTACCCGCCTCTCGATATCCTGAAGCCTATCGGCCAGGGCATCTGGATCGTTGACAGCGGCCCCCTTCACGCTGGTGGCGTCATCCCCTTGCCGGTCCGAATGACGATCATGCAGCTGTCCGACGGCAGCACGCTCCTCCACTCGCCCACCCGCTTCGACCAAGCCCTCCGACTGGAGATCGAACGAGTTGGCCCCATCCGGCATATCGTCGCGCCAAACAGCGCGCACTGGAGTTTCGTGAAGGACTGGAAGGGACGCGTCCCTGAAGCCCTTGTCTGGGCAGCGCCCGGCTTGAGGCAACGTCGCCAGGTCAAGAAGGCGCGTATTCCATGGCACGGCGATCTTGGCGACGCATCCCAAGCTCACTGGACCGCGGATATCGATCAAATCGAGGTGCCGGGCATCGGTGGGTTCAGCGAGGTCTGCCTCTTTCACCGGAACAGCCAGGCCCTGGTGGTTACCGACCTGATCCAAAACCTCGATGATCACCAGCAATCCCCATGGATGCGGCTCTTCTCATCGCTTGTCGGCGCGCGGGAGAGAGCGCCAATCTACCTTCGAGCCGTGGTCCAGTTGAGAGGCGAGCCCGCGAAGGCGGCGGCCCGGCGGCTGGTGGCGCTGGAGCCGAAGCTGGTGATCTTCAGCCATGGACGATACATCGATCAAGACGCTCCTGCGCGACTGCGAAAGTCCCTTGATTGGCTGGTCTAG